A region of the Desulfurobacterium indicum genome:
ACTTCAAAAGCTGGTTGAAAAAAGCTTCTGCAAATTCATCCTTAAAAGAGATAAGCATATGACCAATTTCTTTAAGGTTATCGACATCCTTTTTCCGAAGCTCAAACTGATAGAGGAGACGCTCCATATCTGAATAACTTATCTGAACACCCATTTAGAGCACCCCCTTCTCTTTTAAGACTTTTCTTATAATCTCTTCTTTCTCCGGCGTTGTCAGACAGAGAGGTAATCTGAACTCCTTCTCCATTCTTCCCATCATTGAAAGAGCCGTTTTAACAGGAATAGGATTGGTATCAACAAACATCGTTTTGTGAAGAGGATAAAGCTCTAAATGGAGCTTCCTTGCCTCATCAATATTGCCTTTTACAAAGGCTCTATACATTTTTACCATTCTATCTGGGACAATGTTTGCCGTAACAGAAATTACACCTTTTCCACCAACGGCAAGCAACGGATAAAACGTAAGATCATCACCTGATAGAACCTCTATTTTATCACCACAAAGGTTAACAATTTCGGTTGCGACATTCGTACTTCCTGTAGCCTCTTTAATTGCAACAACGTTTTCTATAACTGACAACCTTGCAACCGTTTCCGGTAGCATGTTAACCCCAGTTCTACCAGGAACGTTGTATAGAACAATTGGGATATCCACGGCTTCAGCAATTGCCTTAAAATGACGATAAAGACCTTCCTGATTAGGCTTATTGTAGTAAGGTGTAATAAGGAGTGCTCCATCAGCACCCGCTTCTTTTGCGTAAGCTGTAAGCTCTATCGCTTCCTTGGTAGAGTTAGAACCTGTACCAGCTATAACTTTGGCTCTTCCTTTTACCTGATCAATGGTAATAGCTATAACCTCTTCATGCTCTTCATAGGAAAGAGTGGCGGATTCCCCTGTCGTTCCACAGGGAACGATACCGTTCACACCGCTTTCTATAAGAAACTCTATATGCTCCCTCAACGCCTTTTCATCAACCTTTCCATCTTTAAAAGGTGTAGGTATGGCAACATATATTCCTTCAAACATTACCGCCTCTGAAAATTAAAGCTTACTGGAATTTTAACAAATATGGAGTTTTTATATAATTCACTTCTGGAGCTAAATGGCCTTTAAAACGGAGGTATAATTAGATGAAACTGTGGAGAGGAGTAATAGAAGAATTCAGAGAATTTCTACCTGTAACGGAAAAGACACCGGTTATAACACTAAGAGAAGGAAACACCCCTTTAATAGAAGCGGATAACTTAGCTACCGCAATCAATCCCGACATTAAAATATACCTCAAATATGAAGGGCTGAACCCGACAGGCTCTTTTAAAGACAGAGGAATGACCATGGCTGTCTCAAAAGCCATGGAAGACGGAGCAAAAGCGGTAATATGTGCCTCTACCGGAAACACGTCTGCTGCAGCCGCAGCGTATGCTGCCAAAGCAGGTATAAAGGCGGTAGTTTTAATCCCTGAAGGGAAAATAGCCCTCGGAAAACTATCCCAGGCAGTTATGTATGGTGCCGAAGTAATCCAAATAAAAGGAAACTTCGACGAAGCTCTTGATATAGTGAGAGATATAGGGGGAGATTATCCCATAACAATTGTAAACTCAATCAACCCCTACAGACTTCAAGGACAAAAGACAGCCGCTTTTGAAATATGTGAACAACTCGGGAAAGCACCTGATTTTCATTTTATCCCTGTCGGTAACGCAGGTAACATAACAGCTTATTGGATGGGATACAAAGAATACTTCGAAGCAGGTAAAGTTAACTCAAAGCCAAAGATGTGCGGCTGGCAGGCAGCAGGTGCAGCACCAATCGTTCTTGGACATCCTGTTAAAAATCCCGAAACGATAGCAACAGCTATTCGTATAGGAAATCCAGCCAGTTGGGAGGGAGCTGTAAATGCAGCGAAAGAATCTGGCGGTTTCATAGATATGGTAACTGACGAAGAGATTCTTGAAGCGTACAGATTGGTTGCAAGAACGGAAGGTATATTCTGCGAACCTGCCTCTGCAGCATCAATAGCAGGCGTAATCAAAGCCAACAGAGAGAAAAAACTTTTTTCAAAAGGTGATGTTATTGTCTGCACGTTAACTGGCCACGGTCTTAAAGATCCCGATACGGCTATGTCAATGGGTGTAAAACCGGTTACATTACCTGCTGATGAGAGAGAGATAGTTAAATATTTAGGATTTTAAAATCTTTAAATTAAGGATGTAAAATGAGAGAAACTGAAATTCCAAGAGGATTTAAAACACATCTGCCTAAAGAAGCCCTTGAAATAGGTCACATTTTTAAGAAAATGGAGGGCATTGCACAGCAGTGGGGCTACCTTCCTGTTGTCCCACCCACAATAGAGTACCTTGCAACATTTAAAAAGATAGATGAGCAGTTTGAAGAACTTGCCTTCAAACTTGTTGATAAACAGACCGGAAAACTGATATCTGTTCGTCCAGACTTTACGCCACAAATTGCAAGAATAGTAGCAGCATCCTTTAAAAACGAGGAACCTCCGTTCAGGTTTTACTATAAAGGAAGTATTTTCAGGGATACCAAGGGAAGCCGGGAATTTCCTCAATTTGGATTTGAGCTTATCGGCGTAAATGATATAGAAGCTGATGCAGAAGTAGTAAGCATAATCGTTGATATACTGAAAAATTTAGGACTTAAATCCTTCCAAATAGACATAGGACATGTTGAATTTATAGATGGTGTATTGGAGGAGCTCAATATAGAAAAAGAAAGTAAAATAAAGTTCATAAAGCTCCTATCACACAAAGATCTATCCGGCATAGAAATATTTATGGATGAAAACAACCTGGAGGCAAGCAAGAGAGAAAAGATAGAAGAACTCCTAGAACTTTACGGAAAAGCGGAGATTCTTGATAGAGCACTTGAAATATTTGGCAATGAAAAAGCAAAAAGAGCAGTAAACACACTTAAAGAAATGTTTGA
Encoded here:
- the hisZ gene encoding ATP phosphoribosyltransferase regulatory subunit, giving the protein MRETEIPRGFKTHLPKEALEIGHIFKKMEGIAQQWGYLPVVPPTIEYLATFKKIDEQFEELAFKLVDKQTGKLISVRPDFTPQIARIVAASFKNEEPPFRFYYKGSIFRDTKGSREFPQFGFELIGVNDIEADAEVVSIIVDILKNLGLKSFQIDIGHVEFIDGVLEELNIEKESKIKFIKLLSHKDLSGIEIFMDENNLEASKREKIEELLELYGKAEILDRALEIFGNEKAKRAVNTLKEMFEILKTYGFEENIIFDLSERRGMKYHSGITFEIFHPLFGISLGNGGRYDSLVKSFGRNLPATGAAIRIDHIYQLVKRKETLNLQLPSDIYIIDMKKELRKAYEVAKLLRKQGYNVARDIVKRPVEASLEVAFNKGFKYAIVLNPQGENNRVIVTGRNTRKVIEEGRTIEETVSKIIESLEEH
- the dapA gene encoding 4-hydroxy-tetrahydrodipicolinate synthase; the protein is MFEGIYVAIPTPFKDGKVDEKALREHIEFLIESGVNGIVPCGTTGESATLSYEEHEEVIAITIDQVKGRAKVIAGTGSNSTKEAIELTAYAKEAGADGALLITPYYNKPNQEGLYRHFKAIAEAVDIPIVLYNVPGRTGVNMLPETVARLSVIENVVAIKEATGSTNVATEIVNLCGDKIEVLSGDDLTFYPLLAVGGKGVISVTANIVPDRMVKMYRAFVKGNIDEARKLHLELYPLHKTMFVDTNPIPVKTALSMMGRMEKEFRLPLCLTTPEKEEIIRKVLKEKGVL
- the thrC gene encoding threonine synthase; the protein is MKLWRGVIEEFREFLPVTEKTPVITLREGNTPLIEADNLATAINPDIKIYLKYEGLNPTGSFKDRGMTMAVSKAMEDGAKAVICASTGNTSAAAAAYAAKAGIKAVVLIPEGKIALGKLSQAVMYGAEVIQIKGNFDEALDIVRDIGGDYPITIVNSINPYRLQGQKTAAFEICEQLGKAPDFHFIPVGNAGNITAYWMGYKEYFEAGKVNSKPKMCGWQAAGAAPIVLGHPVKNPETIATAIRIGNPASWEGAVNAAKESGGFIDMVTDEEILEAYRLVARTEGIFCEPASAASIAGVIKANREKKLFSKGDVIVCTLTGHGLKDPDTAMSMGVKPVTLPADEREIVKYLGF